The following proteins come from a genomic window of Armatimonadota bacterium:
- a CDS encoding ribose-phosphate pyrophosphokinase, protein MAETENGTIINPDLSGMLLFAGNANKELGQRVADYLAIENGRITSTKFSDGEIRVMVNQSARGKEVFILQPTCAPANDTLMELLIMLDAFRRASALKINVVMPYYGYARQDKKIKPREPVAARLVADLIEGAGADRVVAVDLHAEQIQGFFNIPVDHLYGGPIIGRYLIEQGYREDEDVVVVSPDVGGVGRARSLAEMLASPLVILAKRRPEPNQIKVVEVIGDVKGKRCIMIDDMIDTGRSVVIGAEAIFEAGAIEVMACCTHAVFSGNAPQLLQDSIVSKVVTMDTVPLPAEKQFSKLTVLPIAPLLGEAIKRIHLNRSVSTLFDDWR, encoded by the coding sequence ATGGCGGAAACGGAAAACGGCACAATCATAAACCCGGACCTCTCGGGCATGCTGCTGTTCGCGGGCAACGCGAACAAGGAGCTGGGCCAGAGGGTTGCGGACTACCTAGCGATCGAGAACGGTCGGATCACCTCAACGAAGTTCAGCGACGGAGAAATACGCGTGATGGTAAATCAGAGCGCGCGCGGCAAGGAGGTGTTCATCCTCCAACCGACCTGCGCGCCGGCCAACGACACGCTGATGGAGCTGTTGATCATGCTCGACGCGTTCCGCAGAGCGTCTGCGCTCAAGATCAACGTCGTGATGCCGTACTACGGGTACGCGCGCCAAGACAAGAAAATCAAGCCCAGAGAGCCGGTCGCGGCGAGGCTCGTCGCCGATCTGATCGAGGGAGCCGGGGCGGATCGCGTGGTAGCGGTCGATCTCCACGCCGAGCAGATCCAGGGGTTCTTCAACATCCCAGTGGACCATTTGTACGGAGGTCCGATCATCGGTCGCTACCTGATCGAGCAGGGGTACCGCGAAGATGAAGACGTGGTCGTGGTCTCGCCAGACGTCGGCGGCGTCGGTCGCGCGAGGAGCCTTGCTGAGATGCTGGCTTCTCCATTGGTCATTCTCGCAAAGAGGCGCCCTGAGCCGAATCAGATCAAAGTAGTCGAGGTCATCGGCGATGTCAAGGGCAAGCGCTGCATCATGATCGACGACATGATCGACACGGGCCGTTCCGTCGTAATCGGTGCCGAGGCGATCTTTGAGGCCGGCGCCATCGAAGTGATGGCGTGCTGTACTCACGCAGTATTCAGCGGCAACGCGCCGCAGCTGTTGCAGGACAGCATCGTGAGCAAAGTCGTAACGATGGACACTGTTCCGCTGCCGGCCGAAAAGCAGTTCTCGAAGCTCACGGTTTTGCCGATCGCGCCGCTTCTCGGCGAAGCGATCAAGCGCATACACCTGAATCGCTCCGTGAGCACGCTGTTCGACGACTGGCGATAA
- a CDS encoding HD domain-containing protein, whose amino-acid sequence MNDHPAARDRRSKKRGASPVPGIALTVAVCYALFAGLWETYADDLIASFIGSSAEIESLRLIKSLLFIGFTGIAVYVAARLTISRVYKADVRAISSEEEVLRRLGQAAEWRDDETGDHTLRVGEYCAAIASGLGWTQCRCEMVRKAGILHDVGKIGIPDSVMMKPGLFEDSDRKMMMAHTLLGADLLIGSDSPMLQMACRIAASHHERWDGKGYPYGHKGENIPIEGRIAAVADVFDALTSRRRYKQAWSFEKSVLEIESLACTHFDPAVVAAFGRSLGEIRIVYDRYKGTGRKLGVSRAA is encoded by the coding sequence GTGAACGACCACCCGGCAGCAAGAGATCGACGGAGCAAGAAGCGCGGCGCAAGTCCGGTCCCCGGAATTGCACTTACCGTCGCGGTCTGTTACGCCTTGTTTGCAGGGCTGTGGGAGACCTACGCTGACGATCTGATCGCATCGTTTATCGGTAGCAGTGCCGAAATTGAAAGCCTGCGATTGATCAAGAGCTTGCTATTCATCGGGTTCACCGGTATTGCGGTCTACGTTGCCGCTCGCCTAACGATCTCGCGTGTGTACAAGGCGGACGTCAGAGCGATTTCGTCAGAGGAAGAGGTGCTGAGGCGCCTCGGCCAGGCCGCCGAGTGGCGCGACGACGAAACAGGCGACCACACGCTCAGGGTCGGAGAGTACTGTGCAGCGATCGCATCCGGTCTTGGCTGGACCCAGTGCCGTTGTGAGATGGTGCGAAAGGCCGGGATTCTCCACGATGTCGGAAAGATAGGCATTCCAGATTCAGTGATGATGAAGCCGGGATTGTTCGAAGACAGCGATCGCAAGATGATGATGGCGCACACGCTGTTGGGGGCCGACCTCCTGATCGGCTCGGACTCGCCGATGCTGCAAATGGCCTGTAGAATCGCGGCAAGCCACCATGAAAGGTGGGACGGAAAGGGGTATCCGTACGGCCACAAGGGCGAAAACATTCCGATTGAGGGAAGAATCGCCGCCGTCGCCGACGTGTTCGACGCGCTTACGTCGCGCCGCCGCTATAAGCAGGCATGGTCCTTCGAGAAATCAGTACTGGAGATCGAGTCTCTAGCCTGCACCCACTTCGATCCAGCCGTCGTCGCGGCCTTCGGGCGATCGTTGGGGGAGATAAGGATCGTCTACGATCGGTACAAAGGCACGGGCAGAAAGCTAGGCGTCAGTCGCGCGGCCTGA
- the upp gene encoding uracil phosphoribosyltransferase, translating to MSLHVVDHPLARHLLTGLRDRETPPDQFRRLAHTLSTILILEATREVSLREGSVSTPLESTDGPRIGQSLAVVPILRAGMSMLDPALRLFPKVAVGYVGLERAHDTAIAHSYYCKLPPLSGRFTLCCDPMLATGGSASQAISLLKAHGAEQIVMVCVVAAPEGVDRLVEDHPDVPIYTAAVDRELNDQKYILPGLGDYGDRLYGTE from the coding sequence ATGTCACTGCACGTGGTCGATCACCCTCTGGCGCGGCATCTCTTGACGGGCCTCCGAGACAGGGAGACGCCGCCCGACCAGTTCCGTCGACTTGCGCACACGCTCTCGACGATTCTCATCTTGGAGGCGACCCGCGAGGTCAGCCTGAGAGAAGGCTCGGTCAGCACGCCGCTGGAGAGTACAGACGGGCCTCGGATCGGGCAAAGCCTCGCGGTCGTGCCGATCCTGCGCGCGGGAATGTCCATGCTCGATCCCGCACTCCGACTGTTCCCAAAAGTGGCGGTCGGGTACGTCGGCTTGGAGCGCGCCCACGACACCGCGATCGCGCACAGCTACTACTGTAAACTGCCGCCGCTGAGCGGTCGATTCACGCTTTGCTGCGATCCGATGTTGGCCACCGGCGGGTCGGCGTCGCAAGCGATCTCGCTGCTCAAGGCTCACGGTGCGGAACAGATCGTGATGGTGTGCGTCGTCGCAGCCCCGGAGGGTGTAGATCGGCTGGTCGAAGATCACCCGGACGTCCCCATCTATACTGCTGCAGTGGACCGAGAACTCAACGACCAGAAGTACATCCTGCCCGGCCTGGGAGATTACGGCGACCGGTTGTACGGGACCGAGTAG
- the glmU gene encoding bifunctional UDP-N-acetylglucosamine diphosphorylase/glucosamine-1-phosphate N-acetyltransferase GlmU: MTDRPPIAAVVLAAGKGTRMKSELPKGLHQVCGLPLVEHVGRALKGAGVERPVVVVGYGADEMQRALGTSYEFVIQSEQLGTGHAVMASRDALERVTGQVLVVPGDTPLITSESLIELVERHRTSEASLTMVTCSVADATGYGRIVRDSTGDIVAIVEHKDCTAEQLNITEINAAVYCFDCAKLLDVLPGLQSDNVQGEYYLTDVVRAFSSKGHRIASISGDSSEFAGVNDRWHLALANESMQLRILASLAASGVTIADPRSTSIEADVEVELDVTIGPCTVIAGGTRIAKGTVIGPNCWIKDSVIGADCRVVMSHLDQVTLADEVRCGPFANIRPGTKLGKRAKVGNFVEVKNSTFGTAAFASHLAYVGDAEIGDGVNIGAGTITCNYDGFVKHRTFIGAGAFVGSNSTLIAPINIGAGAIVAAGSVISEDVPADALAIGRSRQELKEQWAKSWRKRKTAQS, translated from the coding sequence ATGACCGACCGACCGCCGATTGCCGCAGTTGTCCTCGCGGCAGGCAAGGGCACCCGGATGAAGTCTGAATTGCCAAAGGGCTTGCACCAAGTGTGCGGTCTGCCCTTGGTCGAACACGTTGGGAGGGCGTTGAAGGGGGCGGGTGTCGAACGCCCGGTCGTGGTCGTCGGCTACGGCGCCGATGAGATGCAGAGGGCGCTCGGAACTTCATACGAGTTCGTGATCCAGAGCGAGCAGCTAGGCACCGGGCACGCCGTTATGGCTTCGAGAGACGCCTTGGAGCGGGTCACAGGCCAAGTACTGGTCGTCCCAGGCGACACCCCGCTGATCACGTCGGAATCCCTTATCGAGTTGGTCGAGCGCCACAGGACGAGCGAGGCCTCGTTGACGATGGTCACCTGTTCCGTTGCCGACGCCACCGGTTACGGGAGAATTGTACGGGACTCAACAGGGGATATCGTTGCAATAGTCGAACACAAGGATTGCACTGCCGAGCAGCTCAATATCACTGAAATCAACGCTGCGGTCTACTGCTTCGATTGCGCAAAGCTGCTCGATGTGCTGCCTGGCCTGCAAAGCGACAACGTGCAGGGCGAGTACTACTTGACCGATGTGGTTCGCGCGTTTTCGAGCAAGGGCCATCGAATCGCTAGCATAAGCGGCGACAGTTCCGAGTTTGCCGGTGTGAACGATAGATGGCATCTGGCTCTAGCGAACGAATCAATGCAGCTGCGGATTCTGGCCTCACTTGCCGCTTCAGGCGTGACGATCGCCGATCCGCGCTCGACGTCGATCGAGGCTGACGTGGAGGTCGAGCTGGATGTGACGATCGGGCCCTGCACGGTGATCGCTGGCGGCACGAGAATCGCCAAAGGCACTGTGATCGGTCCGAACTGCTGGATCAAGGACTCGGTGATAGGCGCTGACTGCCGGGTCGTCATGAGCCATTTGGATCAAGTGACGCTCGCCGACGAGGTTCGGTGTGGCCCGTTTGCGAACATCCGACCTGGCACCAAGCTTGGCAAGCGGGCCAAGGTCGGCAACTTCGTCGAAGTCAAGAACTCTACTTTTGGAACCGCTGCGTTCGCCTCTCATCTGGCGTACGTCGGCGATGCCGAAATCGGCGACGGCGTCAACATAGGCGCTGGTACTATAACGTGCAACTACGATGGGTTCGTCAAGCACCGCACGTTCATCGGCGCTGGTGCCTTTGTGGGCTCGAATTCAACGTTGATCGCCCCTATCAACATTGGCGCGGGAGCTATCGTGGCAGCGGGCAGTGTCATATCGGAAGACGTACCGGCCGACGCGCTCGCGATAGGTCGGTCGAGGCAGGAGCTGAAAGAGCAATGGGCCAAGTCATGGCGGAAACGGAAAACGGCACAATCATAA
- a CDS encoding helix-turn-helix transcriptional regulator, translating into MDVRLVEAVIRRPAEGVEWRPLDPPAEFPFAGGTGWQSNGGAGRLHPARALPYTLEIQPPDCDGRLSRLVILGVFALYARGDVEASGAVGGSVQFLDGETVLHRRDLIQGRHYGDATDGSAIRRVNGDGTSIETVGAATIDGESVRVDALSIAIPSGLKPDRVVVKDLGTPASFVVFAAYFEYQQVDACPFRGDGNKVALSELGSILRLRDRARFDRAMHQLFDGVASCEDDLDEARGLALTFLAVISAALIEMDAPRSMHKLQLEAARELENQESARAIANYTVQTVWRITESVMPVQGSSGNALIDRALVIVERNFSEEIDDESVAEELCLSTSHFRHLFKQATSQPFNKYLVSLRLEKARELLLRSNSPVTGVAKTVGFQSSAHFSRAFAKRFGMAPSVLRQARK; encoded by the coding sequence ATGGATGTCCGACTGGTAGAGGCCGTAATTCGCAGACCCGCAGAAGGGGTTGAGTGGCGGCCGCTCGATCCTCCCGCGGAGTTTCCGTTCGCCGGAGGAACCGGATGGCAGAGCAACGGCGGCGCCGGACGTCTGCATCCTGCCCGGGCCCTTCCGTACACGCTTGAGATACAGCCTCCGGACTGCGATGGGCGACTCTCGCGCCTCGTGATTCTCGGCGTGTTCGCGTTATACGCCCGCGGTGACGTTGAGGCTTCCGGCGCTGTCGGAGGATCGGTCCAGTTTCTTGACGGCGAAACCGTCTTGCACAGGCGCGACCTCATCCAGGGCCGTCATTACGGCGATGCAACGGACGGCAGCGCGATTCGGCGCGTCAACGGCGATGGAACGAGCATCGAGACTGTCGGAGCGGCGACCATAGACGGCGAAAGCGTGCGCGTAGATGCGCTTTCCATCGCTATCCCGAGCGGGCTCAAGCCAGATCGGGTCGTGGTCAAAGACCTTGGGACGCCTGCGAGCTTCGTCGTCTTTGCAGCGTACTTCGAATACCAGCAAGTGGACGCCTGTCCGTTCCGGGGCGACGGGAACAAGGTCGCGCTCTCGGAGCTGGGCTCGATCCTCCGTCTTCGCGATCGCGCTCGGTTCGACCGCGCGATGCACCAACTGTTCGATGGGGTAGCCAGTTGCGAGGATGATCTGGACGAAGCGAGAGGACTGGCCCTGACGTTCCTCGCCGTCATCTCAGCTGCTCTGATCGAGATGGACGCCCCGCGCTCGATGCACAAGCTGCAGTTGGAAGCCGCTAGGGAGTTAGAGAACCAAGAGTCTGCGAGGGCTATAGCAAACTACACCGTGCAAACGGTGTGGCGCATTACCGAGTCGGTCATGCCCGTGCAAGGCTCGTCGGGGAACGCGTTGATCGATCGCGCGCTGGTCATCGTAGAGCGCAACTTCTCTGAAGAGATCGACGATGAGAGCGTTGCCGAGGAATTGTGTCTCAGCACATCGCATTTTCGACATCTGTTCAAGCAGGCCACGTCGCAGCCGTTCAACAAATACCTGGTTTCTTTAAGGCTGGAGAAGGCTCGCGAGCTGTTGCTCAGGTCGAACTCTCCAGTGACCGGCGTTGCCAAAACGGTGGGCTTCCAGAGCTCCGCTCACTTCAGCCGGGCCTTCGCGAAAAGGTTCGGAATGGCGCCATCCGTCTTGCGGCAGGCGAGAAAATAG
- the recO gene encoding DNA repair protein RecO produces the protein MSQTTLTGIVLRRTDSGESDRRLTVLTFEIGKVDLIAKGARKAGSRLAGVSEPLVLAQFHVAAGKHRRFVTQAQAATGHPALRRDYDRLTAALATVELVAELLPYEAESQEVFETLKTALACLEAADRWQPALAWFLSRVLAMEGQMPDWQVCATSDRQLSGDEISVSPVAGGAIAPNLAAQTPDCFTVDRKSLIGIERIAELEVPPGNLRRSSECITVLFEFWRAALDRRLPTLRTVVEGLAVDDE, from the coding sequence TTGTCCCAGACCACGCTTACCGGCATCGTCTTGCGCCGCACCGACAGCGGCGAGTCTGATCGGCGGCTGACGGTTCTTACTTTCGAGATTGGCAAAGTCGATCTCATCGCCAAAGGCGCGCGAAAGGCCGGTTCTCGCTTGGCTGGCGTCAGCGAACCGCTCGTTCTTGCGCAGTTCCACGTTGCTGCAGGAAAACACAGGAGATTCGTTACGCAGGCGCAGGCGGCGACCGGGCACCCGGCACTGAGGCGCGATTACGACCGCCTCACCGCAGCGCTAGCGACGGTCGAACTCGTAGCTGAGCTTTTGCCGTACGAGGCCGAATCGCAGGAGGTCTTCGAAACCCTCAAGACAGCGCTGGCGTGCCTTGAAGCTGCTGATCGGTGGCAGCCTGCGCTTGCCTGGTTCTTGTCCCGAGTCTTGGCTATGGAAGGCCAGATGCCCGACTGGCAAGTGTGCGCCACGTCGGATCGACAGCTCAGCGGCGACGAGATATCTGTTTCGCCGGTTGCTGGCGGGGCGATCGCGCCGAACCTGGCGGCCCAGACGCCGGACTGCTTTACGGTGGACAGGAAGAGCCTCATCGGGATTGAGAGAATCGCAGAATTAGAGGTGCCGCCGGGGAATTTGCGCCGATCCAGCGAGTGCATCACGGTTTTGTTCGAGTTCTGGCGCGCGGCACTCGACCGCCGGTTGCCGACCCTACGGACCGTTGTGGAGGGACTGGCTGTCGATGACGAGTAG
- a CDS encoding LemA family protein: MLVGIWIFVILVGVIVVGIIVAYNGLVSDRRQTMNAWSQIDVQLKRRYDLIPNLVETVKGYMKHEQETLEKVIQARNRAISAKTVGEKAQAETAMVAALSGFFALSEAYPDLKANENMQQLQEELSSTENKISFARQYYNDIVTRYNTKLEAFPTNLIANMGSFKARELFEIADPVVREAVKVKF, translated from the coding sequence ATGCTCGTTGGTATTTGGATATTCGTGATTTTGGTGGGCGTGATCGTCGTGGGGATCATCGTCGCGTACAACGGTCTCGTTTCCGACCGCCGACAAACGATGAACGCCTGGAGCCAGATCGACGTGCAGCTCAAGCGCCGATACGACCTCATCCCGAACTTGGTTGAGACGGTCAAGGGGTATATGAAGCACGAGCAGGAGACGCTTGAGAAAGTCATCCAGGCTCGAAACAGGGCCATCAGCGCAAAAACCGTGGGTGAAAAGGCGCAGGCGGAGACGGCGATGGTCGCGGCGCTCTCCGGGTTCTTCGCCCTCTCGGAGGCGTATCCGGACCTCAAAGCCAACGAGAACATGCAGCAGTTGCAAGAGGAACTGAGCAGCACGGAGAACAAGATATCGTTTGCTCGCCAGTACTACAACGACATCGTCACCCGCTACAACACAAAGCTCGAAGCGTTCCCTACAAACTTGATCGCGAACATGGGCTCGTTCAAGGCGCGAGAGCTGTTCGAGATCGCAGACCCGGTTGTGCGCGAGGCGGTCAAGGTGAAGTTCTAG
- a CDS encoding ABC transporter substrate-binding protein has protein sequence MRALHHVFLVIVVTALAASNGGCGFSKRQAERQADTFRYPIITTPTSFDPGNVQDGDTLDLLQQIYEGLVTWDTNSRVTGAIAESWESADGIVWTFHLKEGVTFHNGREVEASDVKWSIERACRSGVQSVTIDAYLSDIVGLSECADPENPINEVSGIKVIDKYTIEITLKQKTPYFLGKLTYLVSAVLPKEAVPLNGKISRIEQMVGTGPFRIVKYEPDLLVVLERYEGYHGGPAKTKTIERLIIKDAVTRLNVYKQGEVDLVMLARQDLDGLMGTEWEKDLKYFDRPAIWYVGLSPANYKPFEDVRVRQAFALAIDKKKIVNEYLGGVNTVANGIVPPGVPGHRPDAPAFEYDPARARALLAEAGYPGGRGMPPLELNYREMRPDVRIVGEAVQSMVSEVLGVEITIRTLEWGAYLEKYNRSELSFFHMRWAADFLDPQNFLSHMLATWGPENKFGYSNPEFDALCRRADTLMDMDERIPLYQQAEDVVLNDAVWIPIYFQRDVELHRSNVSGLRESLFGHLPHTTVVVER, from the coding sequence ATGCGGGCTTTGCATCATGTGTTCCTCGTCATCGTCGTAACCGCGCTAGCGGCGTCCAACGGTGGCTGCGGATTTTCAAAACGACAGGCGGAGCGACAGGCTGACACGTTCCGTTATCCGATCATCACGACCCCGACGTCGTTCGATCCGGGCAACGTGCAGGACGGCGACACGCTTGACCTCCTTCAGCAGATTTACGAAGGGCTTGTCACGTGGGACACGAATAGCAGGGTCACCGGCGCGATCGCCGAGAGCTGGGAGAGTGCAGACGGAATAGTTTGGACCTTTCATCTCAAGGAGGGCGTGACGTTCCACAACGGTCGAGAAGTCGAGGCCTCGGACGTCAAGTGGTCGATTGAGCGGGCTTGCCGCTCTGGAGTGCAGTCCGTAACGATCGACGCCTATTTGAGCGACATCGTCGGGCTGTCTGAGTGTGCAGATCCAGAGAATCCGATAAACGAGGTCTCCGGCATCAAGGTTATCGACAAGTACACGATCGAGATCACCCTGAAACAGAAAACTCCGTACTTCTTGGGCAAGCTGACGTACTTGGTGTCAGCCGTCCTGCCAAAGGAAGCCGTTCCGCTAAACGGCAAGATTTCCAGAATAGAACAGATGGTCGGCACAGGCCCGTTCCGAATCGTCAAATACGAACCGGATTTGCTCGTCGTGCTTGAGCGGTACGAAGGTTATCACGGCGGCCCGGCGAAGACGAAGACCATCGAAAGGCTGATCATCAAAGATGCCGTGACGCGGCTGAACGTCTACAAGCAAGGCGAGGTCGATCTCGTCATGCTGGCCCGCCAAGACCTCGATGGGCTCATGGGAACCGAATGGGAGAAAGACCTCAAGTACTTCGATCGACCTGCGATTTGGTACGTCGGACTGAGCCCGGCAAATTACAAACCGTTCGAAGACGTGCGCGTTCGTCAGGCGTTCGCCTTGGCGATCGACAAGAAGAAGATCGTCAACGAATACTTAGGCGGTGTGAACACGGTCGCAAACGGAATTGTTCCGCCCGGAGTGCCCGGACATCGACCTGACGCCCCGGCGTTCGAATACGACCCTGCTCGCGCGCGGGCGCTCTTGGCCGAAGCCGGATACCCCGGGGGGCGCGGGATGCCGCCGCTCGAGTTGAACTACCGAGAGATGCGGCCAGACGTCAGGATCGTCGGTGAGGCCGTACAAAGCATGGTTTCCGAGGTGTTGGGTGTGGAGATTACGATTCGGACGCTCGAATGGGGCGCTTACTTGGAGAAGTACAACCGCAGCGAACTCTCGTTCTTCCATATGCGGTGGGCTGCCGATTTCCTCGACCCGCAGAACTTCCTGAGCCACATGCTGGCGACGTGGGGGCCGGAGAACAAGTTCGGGTACTCGAATCCAGAATTCGACGCCCTCTGCCGCAGGGCCGATACGTTGATGGACATGGATGAACGCATCCCGCTGTATCAACAGGCGGAAGACGTAGTTCTGAACGACGCGGTCTGGATTCCGATCTACTTCCAGCGCGACGTTGAGCTTCACCGATCGAACGTGTCGGGTTTGCGCGAATCGCTGTTCGGCCACCTGCCGCACACCACGGTCGTCGTCGAACGGTAG